The Sphingobacterium bambusae genome includes a window with the following:
- a CDS encoding DUF4294 domain-containing protein produces the protein MMTRFLVLGFLLLLLPEIGRSQALQVPHYGEGEGEVLQKYMTTRLETGEVLPWFPIDDVVVIARRTFKSEEDRQRYLRLERNVLRVLPYAIYAQKRYEQLDRELAMVSSKREEARLIKACEQEIKNKFNAEIKNLSISQGQILIKLVQRQTGNTSYELVKEMKGSLSAFLYQGVAKVFGHNLKSVYDPQEDFEIENIIRGYERMRPVKNLYNY, from the coding sequence ATGATGACGAGGTTTTTAGTGTTGGGTTTTCTGTTGCTTCTTCTGCCTGAAATAGGTAGGAGTCAGGCGTTGCAGGTGCCACACTATGGCGAGGGTGAAGGGGAAGTTTTACAGAAATATATGACCACGAGATTGGAGACAGGCGAGGTGCTTCCTTGGTTTCCTATTGACGACGTGGTGGTTATCGCTCGCCGCACCTTCAAATCGGAAGAAGATAGGCAACGATATCTGCGCTTGGAAAGAAATGTACTACGGGTATTGCCGTATGCGATCTACGCGCAAAAACGTTATGAGCAATTGGACCGTGAGCTTGCCATGGTATCTTCCAAACGAGAGGAAGCGCGATTGATTAAGGCCTGTGAACAAGAAATAAAAAATAAATTCAATGCGGAGATTAAGAATCTGAGCATTTCGCAAGGGCAGATTTTAATCAAGTTGGTGCAACGTCAAACAGGTAACACAAGCTACGAACTCGTTAAGGAGATGAAAGGCAGCTTATCTGCCTTTTTGTATCAAGGCGTGGCGAAAGTTTTCGGTCATAATCTGAAATCGGTTTATGATCCGCAAGAAGATTTTGAGATAGAGAATATTATACGTGGCTACGAGCGTATGCGGCCCGTGAAAAATTTGTACAACTACTAG